TGTATTATTTTTTGGAATGTGTATGATATACACGTTCTTAATGCTTTCGGAAACTGAGAATTACTTTACTTATCTATTGGATGATGCTTATATCCATCTTGCAATAGCAAAAAATCTTGCCTTTCATGGAGTGTGGGGTGTAACGAAGTATGCCTTTTCTTCTACCTCGTCTTCACCTATTTTCACAGTGGTTTTAAGTGGGCTAATTTATATATTGGGAGATCATGAGCTTATCCCTTTAGCTTTTAATGTCGTATGTGCCTTTTTCACCATATATTTTCTGAATAAATATTATGCTGATTACTTCAGTAAATCTAAACTCATCGTATTGAGCAGTCTTTTCACGTTGCTTTTTACTTCTGTTGCCCTGCTTATTTTCTCGGGAATGGAGCATGTGATGCAGGTGCTGGTAGTAGTTGTAAATGTTCTATGCTTTGAAAGATGGCTGAGGTCTGCGTGCAAAGATTCTTATTATTTGGGTTGGTTTTATGGTACCCTTGTTTTGCTTGGGTTGATTAGGTTTGACAGTATGTTCTATTTTCTGTCAATTGCCTTTGCTTTTCTACTGTTGAAAAGATGGAAGCACATAATCTTGGTATTGGCATTTGGCTTTATCCCTATTTTGATTTTTGGATACTTTAATTTTCAGGAAACAGGGTATTTCTTTCCTAATTCAGTTGTTGTAAAGGGTGCCAAGTTTGACTTTTCCGGTAATTATTTCAAACAGGCAGCAAGTATATTGTTTAATAAATTTTTCAATAATCGTTATTTTTACTTTGCAGGTTTACTGCCATTGTTAATTTCTGCATTTTTAATTGTAAAGGATATTAAAAAGGGTTTGAACTTTCAAAAAATTATAAAACAAAATTTTCTTATTATCGTTTGGTGCATCACATTATTTCTACATGTGACTTTCAGCCAGTTGACTAAAATATACAGATATGAAGCTTATATATTGATAGGCTTTGCCATGGCTATTATTCCGAGGCTTGGGTTTGT
This genomic interval from Chryseobacterium joostei contains the following:
- a CDS encoding glycosyltransferase family protein, with amino-acid sequence MKSFLTTTVLFFGMCMIYTFLMLSETENYFTYLLDDAYIHLAIAKNLAFHGVWGVTKYAFSSTSSSPIFTVVLSGLIYILGDHELIPLAFNVVCAFFTIYFLNKYYADYFSKSKLIVLSSLFTLLFTSVALLIFSGMEHVMQVLVVVVNVLCFERWLRSACKDSYYLGWFYGTLVLLGLIRFDSMFYFLSIAFAFLLLKRWKHIILVLAFGFIPILIFGYFNFQETGYFFPNSVVVKGAKFDFSGNYFKQAASILFNKFFNNRYFYFAGLLPLLISAFLIVKDIKKGLNFQKIIKQNFLIIVWCITLFLHVTFSQLTKIYRYEAYILIGFAMAIIPRLGFVFEQRSFLLKENRVISSLVLLSCLTLLLKIGIVSYLIVVGSRNIYEQQMQSARFLKKYYNESKVVANDIGAICYFTDIHLLDFEGLGSKEVMPFRKRIIGIDDQFEKFLTEYTIKNNYQLAIAYEEWLEGHTPKNWKKVAVLTISGSSAMLGRDHLYIYSINPKIHNVLKEQVRNFNWNKKVTVTIIE